From a single Brassica oleracea var. oleracea cultivar TO1000 chromosome C5, BOL, whole genome shotgun sequence genomic region:
- the LOC106295698 gene encoding auxin-responsive protein SAUR64-like — MIMNTKKLIKMVKKWQQRAALHRKRISFQRSNSGGSSSTSLDKGCFVVYTADKARFTFPISYLSNSVFQVLLKISEEEFGLPTEGPITLPFDSVFLEYLIKLVQRRMDEDTEKALLMSISSARCSWQCSLQLQDQSSCQHLLVF; from the coding sequence ATGATAATGAACACAAAGAAGCTAATCAAGATGGTCAAGAAATGGCAACAAAGAGCAGCCCTCCACAGGAAAAGGATCTCATTTCAGAGGTCGAATTCTGGTGGTAGCAGCTCAACGTCATTAGATAAGGGTTGCTTTGTGGTTTATACGGCGGACAAAGCCCGCTTTACTTTTCCAATAAGTTACCTGAGCAACTCTGTTTTCCAAGTACTCTTGAAAATCTCTGAAGAAGAGTTCGGCCTCCCCACCGAAGGACCAATTACATTGCCATTCGATTCTGTTTTCTTGGAGTATCTTATCAAATTGGTCCAGCGACGAATGGATGAAGATACAGAAAAGGCTTTGTTAATGTCAATCTCTAGTGCTAGATGTTCTTGGCAATGCTCTTTGCAACTACAAGATCAAAGTAGTTGTCAACATTTGCTTGTATTTTAG
- the LOC106293490 gene encoding auxin-responsive protein SAUR67-like: protein MINTKKLLKMAKKWQQRAALHRKRISFQRSSTSTSSSTAVEKGCFVVYTADKARFAFPLSYLSNSIFQELFKISEEEFGLPSGGPITLPFDSVFLEYLIKLIELRMDGDTERALLMSISSARCSLPCTFEQQEQLFVF from the coding sequence ATGATCAACACAAAGAAGCTACTCAAGATGGCCAAGAAATGGCAACAAAGAGCAGCCCTCCACAGGAAAAGAATCTCATTCCAAAGATCAAGTACATCTACTAGCAGCTCAACCGCAGTAGAAAAGGGTTGCTTTGTTGTTTACACGGCGGATAAAGCACGCTTTGCTTTTCCGTTAAGTTACCTGAGCAACTCTATTTTCCAAGAGCTCTTTAAGATATCTGAAGAAGAGTTTGGCCTCCCATCAGGCGGACCAATCACCTTGCCTTTTGATTCGGTTTTCTTAGAGTATCTGATCAAATTGATCGAACTACGAATGGATGGAGATACAGAAAGAGCTCTGTTAATGTCAATCTCTAGTGCTAGATGTTCTTTACCATGCACTTTTGAACAACAAGAACAACTGTTTGTATTTTAG